TGAAACTCAGGGACATGAGTAATGGAGTATCTAATCGTCTCCCCGGTCATGGGATTGCTTTCCGCTATCTTCGATTGAACCGAAGTTGTAAAAGTTCCTAACCCTTTTAGGGTAACGCTTCCTTGATTCTTTAACGCTATCTGTATGTTTGATGCTAAAGAATTAAGAACTTTATCTGTCTGAATCATGGACAAGCCACATTCCAAAGCTACTGCATGGATGAGATCCTTTTCGTCCATTTGCGCTCTCCTCCCTCTCCTATTATTGATGTAACTTTAAAGCGTCAATAACAAGAGCAAATGCCGTACCAAAGGCTGCATATCAGGGATTCGGAACTTCTTTTTAGATATTTAGTGATAATATCGGCAATATTCTGCCACTTTGCTCTAAATACGGCAATATACTGCACAATTTGATTCTTTAGCGGAAAATATGGTCGTAGTTTTTCTCTTAAAAAGAATCTGCCCCGCCGATAGGGTGCGCCATGAAATTAACCTTAATCAGCGGGGCAGTGTGGTTGTTGGGGAAGTCTAATTTAGAGCAGATTCATCTGCCTACTCTATCTAATGCGGGTATTTTCACAGGTTTCCAGGAAACTATACCATGCTTATTTATCACAGTTGAAAATTCCAATCCGGTGTAGTTTCCTCTTGCGATCAGTGTAAAATGGTCATTTTCTATATTTACCACCTCGTAAGTACCCCATTCATAGGTGGAATCTAACGCGAACGCGGTGATGTCCGATCCGCCGATGAATTTAGGCGCGTCCATGCCTCTCGATACGGGAGTATTCCAGTAAGCCTTGGAGGCTTGAGATATCTCCTGAACTCCTTGCATAAGTTTATTGAATTCCATTAGGAGAACCCGACGTTCTATGTCGAAATCAGCAAGTAAATATTCATACTGACTGAAGACTTTCTCCTGAAACGCCTGGTTTTCCTTTTGGACCTGGTGGATCACGTACCATCCGATTACTGTTGTGATTAAAATACCGGAGATGGCTAAACTCAATACTATCAGTGTTGTTTTGTTTTCATTCATGGCGCTTTCCTCTTTTAATTCTTACTGTTATCGGTGACTTCGTCTCCGGCGGCAGATCTGCGTCCTACCGCCGGATCAGAAATTCAGTTAACTGTTAACTCATATCCTTTATGGCAAAGTAATAGTTGGTGTGCCGGAAACTCCGGCTTGTGTTATAGTCGCTACTATAACCACACCTTCGTTCGCACCTGTAGCAGTGAGTACAAACTGGCTAGTTGGCAATACCGGACATCACGAAACTACCGTTGGCGTTCGTTGAATCCGCACCAAAACTCGTCACGTTGGGGACTCCCGCGAACGTCCTGTTTCCGCCGCCTAATGCTGAAGGTTTGCGCCAGTAAGAAGCCGCTGTTGAAGCAATGTTATTGACGTCTTATAACAAAGCATCTCGCTCCGCATTTACAGCACCCGTTGTGAACATATTGATTCCCACGACCACTGCCACGCCTACGATGATAGTTCCGAGTACTATCAAAAGTAATTGTTGCTGTCCCATGAGTTACCCCTTCTACCTTTGTATCGCTTTAAACGGTCTGAATATTAATTTCATGGATCTTTGGACACTGAAATCCATAATTGAATCCGTATCCGAATCTTGCGCTTCTGTTTATTTTTGTTGTCATAATTATCTTATTTCTTATCTCTTCTGTGCCTCAAAGATATATGTATGAAGATAAGTTGATATGACGTAAGACACGTTATACACTATTTAAGCGATTTACACGACATATCTGTGAGCAGGGTCAAAAAAACAGTGATTCACATGTTACACGGGTCACATAAGTATTCTTAAAATTAGAAATAATGGAAAAAACAATTTCGCATTCTTAAGAATATTTCTCTGCTCGAATTAGTAAACAAACACTGATCCTCTAATCTTATTTCCTTAATAATATTGGATTTAGCGGAAACAATCAGTTTTCCATTTAGTTCTGGCACAGTAATTGATATTCCGGGTGTAAAACGCCGTTATACTACTATGGAGAATAAAATGAAACCGTTAAACGGAATCATCATAATTGTAATTACTCTCGGTCTTGCTCTATTCGGCTGCTCAAGCGCTGAAGACCCGGAAGAAGAGCATAGCGAACTTGAAATCTCCCTTACGACAATTCCGGCGGTTGTAACAGCAGGCGACACTACTGAGCTGGAGATCAGCGTGGAAGAACATGATACGGGCGGAATGGGCGGTTTATCGATGCACGGTCAGATTCATCTTCCGAATGACGCCGGTGAAGTCGATTTAGACTTCGTAGAGTCAGCCGATCATATGGGTCACTATAGCGCCGAATACGTGTTCGAGACAGCAGCAACTTACGAGCTTCACTGCAGTTTCACTCATGAGGGTAAAACGGTAGAAAAAGAATTCATTATTGAGGTCCACTGAGCCGGAGGGGAACAATAAGCGGCAAATCAATTACGATTTTTCCACTAATATAATAAGGAGTTAGACATTGAGGAAACTGACGAAGTATTTGTTGATATCACTTGTGTTTTTTTCATTCACAGATAGTGGATTTTCAATACCGCAGTTTGCTAAGAAGTATGGTGTGAGCTGCTTCACCTGTCATGCGGCTGTCCCGAAATTAAACGCATTCGGGGAGGCATTTCGCCGGAACGGATTTCAGGCTCCCGGAACGATGGACCCGACTCCTGTCTGGCAGCAGGACGTTCTACCGTTATCAGGAATGCCGCATCCGATGTTCATGAGAAAAAACGTGACAAATAACATGGCGGTTGCAACTACCACCGGCATACCGAGCGGTAAAACGCTAAGCGTCGATACCTTCAACAACGCCTTCGAGCTCTTCTCCGGCGGAACGGC
This genomic stretch from Candidatus Neomarinimicrobiota bacterium harbors:
- a CDS encoding HU family DNA-binding protein — translated: MDEKDLIHAVALECGLSMIQTDKVLNSLASNIQIALKNQGSVTLKGLGTFTTSVQSKIAESNPMTGETIRYSITHVPEFQPVKELLTPVEDRLSLD